From the genome of Psychroserpens ponticola, one region includes:
- a CDS encoding transglycosylase domain-containing protein, which yields MSFKFKKSWFKWLLKLSLSGIILFLLFWCSVYFGFWGKLPSKDDISNIKQAEASVLLDANQELLGKYFIFDRQSVQFNDLPKHLVNALLATEDVRFYEHNGIDYTSLLRVFFKTILLQDNSSGGGSTISQQLAKNIYGRENHGWFTMPVIKTKEMILAIRFEDLYSKEDIIAMYLNTVPFSENVFGIESASQRFFSTSTKDLNLSQCATLIGTLKAPHSYNPRLFPERSQLRRDVVLQQMEKYGYLVNDVRKETSEASLVVVYRKFNHSEGAAAYFREKVRVDVKMILDSLSQQNSETYNLYKDGLKIHTTLDLDMQRYAESAMQQHMASLQSQLETSYGKKAPWISNTALIEKRIRSLPLYKRLKKQKWSDKGIIDSLSTKTKMNLFSWEGEILKDASVIDSLQHMMKFLNTGFVAVNPNNGAVKAYVGGIDFEWFKFDHVSASKRQIGSTFKPIVYTAAIEKGMDACTYYPIKEITYTNQKDWTPTNGGKEEADRYLNYSFEKALSESVNTIAVKVLEDVGIEAVLEQAKRMGIQSDLPKVPSVALGTGQLSMLELVSAYTSFANEGHVSKPFYITKIEDKSGNIIYEQSNRYIGTEAFSEDTRQIMIEMMKSTINTGSAKRIRSTYGLNNDLAGKTGTTQNNKDGWFVGLSPNLVMASWVGNDDHRIGFSNTSIGQGANSALPIVALFLKQMNADSKFNAITKAKFEIPSEDVAAALDCDPEKRDGFLKRLFTKDKKEREFDSEAKDKKKQRKGIFSFLKKKKKDN from the coding sequence ATGAGTTTCAAATTCAAGAAATCCTGGTTCAAATGGTTGCTTAAATTGTCATTAAGTGGAATCATTTTATTTTTACTATTCTGGTGTTCAGTGTATTTTGGGTTTTGGGGAAAGTTGCCTTCTAAAGATGATATTTCAAATATTAAACAAGCTGAAGCTAGCGTATTATTGGATGCTAATCAAGAGTTGTTAGGGAAATATTTCATTTTTGACAGACAAAGTGTACAGTTTAATGACCTTCCTAAGCATCTGGTGAATGCATTGTTAGCTACCGAAGATGTTAGGTTTTATGAACATAATGGGATTGATTATACAAGCTTATTACGTGTGTTTTTTAAAACTATTTTATTGCAAGATAATTCTTCAGGTGGTGGAAGTACCATTAGTCAGCAATTAGCAAAAAATATCTACGGAAGAGAGAATCATGGCTGGTTTACTATGCCAGTTATTAAAACTAAAGAGATGATTCTTGCAATACGTTTTGAGGATTTGTATTCAAAGGAAGATATCATTGCTATGTATTTGAACACAGTCCCATTTAGCGAAAATGTCTTCGGAATAGAAAGTGCTTCACAACGTTTTTTTAGTACGTCAACTAAAGATCTCAATCTATCACAATGCGCAACATTAATAGGAACCTTAAAAGCACCTCATAGTTATAATCCGAGATTATTTCCTGAACGAAGTCAGTTAAGACGTGATGTTGTTTTGCAACAAATGGAAAAATATGGCTACTTAGTAAATGATGTTAGGAAAGAAACAAGCGAGGCATCTTTAGTTGTAGTGTATAGGAAATTTAACCACTCTGAAGGTGCTGCAGCATATTTTAGAGAGAAAGTTAGAGTGGATGTAAAGATGATACTCGATAGTTTATCTCAACAGAATAGTGAAACGTATAATCTGTATAAAGATGGATTGAAAATTCATACCACTTTAGATCTCGATATGCAACGCTATGCTGAAAGTGCAATGCAGCAACATATGGCATCTTTGCAGTCGCAATTAGAAACTTCATATGGAAAGAAAGCGCCTTGGATTTCAAACACTGCTTTGATTGAAAAACGAATTAGGAGTTTACCATTATACAAGCGTTTGAAAAAACAAAAATGGAGCGATAAAGGCATCATAGATTCTTTAAGTACAAAAACAAAAATGAACTTGTTTTCTTGGGAAGGTGAGATCCTAAAAGACGCTTCAGTTATTGATAGTTTGCAACACATGATGAAGTTTTTAAACACGGGTTTTGTTGCTGTGAATCCTAATAATGGAGCTGTAAAAGCATATGTTGGAGGTATTGATTTTGAATGGTTTAAGTTTGATCATGTTTCAGCTTCAAAGCGTCAAATTGGCTCAACATTTAAACCTATTGTGTATACAGCTGCTATAGAAAAAGGAATGGATGCTTGTACGTATTATCCGATAAAAGAAATTACCTATACCAATCAAAAAGACTGGACACCAACTAATGGAGGTAAAGAAGAAGCAGATCGATATCTTAATTATTCATTTGAAAAAGCGTTAAGTGAATCTGTAAATACCATAGCTGTAAAAGTTCTTGAAGATGTTGGTATAGAGGCTGTTCTTGAGCAAGCCAAACGTATGGGAATACAATCAGATTTGCCTAAAGTACCATCTGTGGCTTTAGGAACTGGACAATTATCTATGTTAGAATTGGTAAGCGCATATACTAGTTTTGCTAATGAAGGTCATGTTTCAAAACCCTTTTATATTACCAAAATAGAAGATAAATCTGGGAACATTATTTACGAACAATCAAATCGTTACATAGGCACTGAAGCTTTTTCAGAAGACACAAGGCAAATCATGATTGAAATGATGAAATCTACAATTAATACAGGATCTGCAAAACGCATCAGAAGCACATATGGCTTAAATAATGATTTAGCTGGAAAAACAGGAACCACACAAAACAATAAAGACGGTTGGTTTGTAGGTTTGAGTCCAAATTTAGTCATGGCATCTTGGGTTGGTAATGACGATCATCGCATCGGTTTTAGTAATACGTCTATTGGTCAAGGTGCAAATTCAGCATTACCTATTGTAGCTTTATTTTTAAAGCAGATGAATGCTGATTCAAAATTTAATGCGATTACAAAAGCTAAGTTTGAAATTCCTTCAGAGGACGTTGCAGCAGCTCTAGATTGCGATCCTGAAAAGCGTGATGGATTTTTAAAGCGACTCTTTACTAAGGATAAGAAGGAACGTGAATTTGATTCTGAAGCAAAAGACAAAAAGAAACAAAGGAAAGGGATCTTTTCTTTTTTGAAGAAAAAGAAAAAAGATAATTAA